A genomic window from Chrysoperla carnea chromosome 3, inChrCarn1.1, whole genome shotgun sequence includes:
- the LOC123295033 gene encoding SPARC-related modular calcium-binding protein 1 isoform X2 has product MTHFATMNISYIIVLFFGIVFHWYSVYCTELNSTNDCMTRADECLRDPANNARGPICGTDNHTYRSICSLLLAQCQNPDISKQYDGQCNDPQPCLQSLRYAQSRRNAGITGLYIPRCRPDGMYAAVQCRDSGGTDLAGVSGANRYCWCVTPEGKAVPNTTARTGRPHCGHHKRNNNNNNNNKNTGKAKTTRRYSRGGRKQRQGCKLLDKRAFNSNLIKIFKSEWQRELTSKPEQRSELELDRIVLDWKFTVLDRNSNDNLEISEYVDFKRIVKKNVKPKRCARQFTRTCDTNKDHNITRQEWIECLSRNAIDVSLRVFLSLNADSNTRLWSSQSGQSTIDDLEEEEDIEDTKPIDELRHPRVLQSMPTSESLPAFSEDSEEPPMEGDCLYERKSNEQQSANLFAPECTPDGRYKTVQCYSDYCWCANADNGKGIPGTIVKGSPPKCDHISASSRTMKGCPDNRKIQFLKELIDFFIQKLGQNKMDNGQKREEKAAVWSFNYFDKNGSQFLEKKEWKIFRSMVEQKKNLRHCGKKLPRYCDINGDKKITLEEWNNCLGVNNNATNSKPTLPRKKENPLESILKSD; this is encoded by the exons aaTGATTGTATGACACGTGCTGATGAATGTTTACGGGACCCAGCAAACAACGCAAGGGGGCCAATATGTGGCACAGATAATCACACTTATCGAAGTATATGTTCCTTACTATTAGCACAATGTCAAAATCCTGATATTAGTAAACAATATGACGGACAATGTAACGACCCACAACCATGTTTACAAAGTTTACGTTATGCACAATCACGACGAAATGCTGGCATCACAGGATTGTACATACCAAGATGTCGTCCTGATGGAATGTATGCGGCTGTACAGTGTCGTGATTCCGGTGGAACAGATTTAGCTGGTGTGTCTGGTGCAAATCGATATTGTTGGTGTGTAACACCCGAAGGAAAAGCTGTACCAAATACAACAGCCCGTACAGGACGGCCTCATTGTGGACATCACAAgcgaaataacaataataataataataataaaaatactg gtaaagCAAAAACAACGAGGCGATATTCTAGAGGTGGAAGAAAACAACGACAAG gttGTAAACTACTCGACAAACGTGCATTCAAttcaaacttaataaaaattttcaaatcagaaTGGCAACGTGAATTGACATCAAAACCAGAACAACGTTCTGAATTAGAATTAGATAGAATTGTATTAGATTGGAAATTTACCGTACTGGATCGTAATTCAAACGATAATTTAGAAATATCAGAATATGttgattttaaaagaattgtTAAGAAAAATGTGAAACCGAAACGATGTGCTAGACAATTTACACGAACATGTGATACCAACAAAGATCATAATATTACACGGCAAGAATGGATTGAATGTTTGTCCCGAAACGCTATTGATg TATCTTTGCGTGTGTTTTTGTCGCTGAATGCAGACAGTAATACTCGATTATGGAGTAGTCAATCTGGTCAATCAACAATCGATGATTTGGAGGAAGAAGAAGATATTGAAGACACAAAACCAATAGATGAGTTACGACATCCAAGAg TTTTACAGAGCATGCCAACATCTGAAAGTTTACCAGCATTTAGCGAAGATTCAGAAGAACCACCAATGGAAGGTGATTGCTTGTATGAACGTAAATCGAATGAACAACAATCAGCGAATTTATTTGCACCGGAGTGTACACCAGACGGGCGATATAAGACTGTACAATGTTATAGTGATTATTGTTGGTGTGCAAATGCCGATAATGGTAAAGGTATTCCTGGTACAATTGTTAAAGGTTCGCCACCAAAATGTGACCATATTTCGGCGAGTTCAAGGACTATGAAAG GATGTCCTGataatcgaaaaattcaatttttgaaagaacTAATCGATTTCTTCATTcaaaaattaggacaaaataaaatggataatgg GCAAAAACGTGAAGAAAAAGCAGCCGTTTGgagttttaattatttcgatAAGAATGGCAGtcaatttttagagaaaaaagaaTGGAAAATATTCCGTTCAATGGttgaacaaaagaaaaatttacgtCATTGTGGTAAAAAATTACCAAGATATTGTGATATAAATGGGGATAAGAAAATTACATTAGAAGAATGGAATAATTGTCTTGGTGTGAATAATAACGCAACCAATTCAAAGCCAACGTTACCTAGAAAAAAAGAGAATCCGTTAGAATCAATTCTAAAAAGTGATTAG
- the LOC123295033 gene encoding SPARC-related modular calcium-binding protein 2 isoform X1 yields the protein MTHFATMNISYIIVLFFGIVFHWYSVYCTELNSTNDCMTRADECLRDPANNARGPICGTDNHTYRSICSLLLAQCQNPDISKQYDGQCNDPQPCLQSLRYAQSRRNAGITGLYIPRCRPDGMYAAVQCRDSGGTDLAGVSGANRYCWCVTPEGKAVPNTTARTGRPHCGHHKRNNNNNNNNKNTGKAKTTRRYSRGGRKQRQGCKLLDKRAFNSNLIKIFKSEWQRELTSKPEQRSELELDRIVLDWKFTVLDRNSNDNLEISEYVDFKRIVKKNVKPKRCARQFTRTCDTNKDHNITRQEWIECLSRNAIDVSLRVFLSLNADSNTRLWSSQSGQSTIDDLEEEEDIEDTKPIDELRHPRVFTAVLQSMPTSESLPAFSEDSEEPPMEGDCLYERKSNEQQSANLFAPECTPDGRYKTVQCYSDYCWCANADNGKGIPGTIVKGSPPKCDHISASSRTMKGCPDNRKIQFLKELIDFFIQKLGQNKMDNGQKREEKAAVWSFNYFDKNGSQFLEKKEWKIFRSMVEQKKNLRHCGKKLPRYCDINGDKKITLEEWNNCLGVNNNATNSKPTLPRKKENPLESILKSD from the exons aaTGATTGTATGACACGTGCTGATGAATGTTTACGGGACCCAGCAAACAACGCAAGGGGGCCAATATGTGGCACAGATAATCACACTTATCGAAGTATATGTTCCTTACTATTAGCACAATGTCAAAATCCTGATATTAGTAAACAATATGACGGACAATGTAACGACCCACAACCATGTTTACAAAGTTTACGTTATGCACAATCACGACGAAATGCTGGCATCACAGGATTGTACATACCAAGATGTCGTCCTGATGGAATGTATGCGGCTGTACAGTGTCGTGATTCCGGTGGAACAGATTTAGCTGGTGTGTCTGGTGCAAATCGATATTGTTGGTGTGTAACACCCGAAGGAAAAGCTGTACCAAATACAACAGCCCGTACAGGACGGCCTCATTGTGGACATCACAAgcgaaataacaataataataataataataaaaatactg gtaaagCAAAAACAACGAGGCGATATTCTAGAGGTGGAAGAAAACAACGACAAG gttGTAAACTACTCGACAAACGTGCATTCAAttcaaacttaataaaaattttcaaatcagaaTGGCAACGTGAATTGACATCAAAACCAGAACAACGTTCTGAATTAGAATTAGATAGAATTGTATTAGATTGGAAATTTACCGTACTGGATCGTAATTCAAACGATAATTTAGAAATATCAGAATATGttgattttaaaagaattgtTAAGAAAAATGTGAAACCGAAACGATGTGCTAGACAATTTACACGAACATGTGATACCAACAAAGATCATAATATTACACGGCAAGAATGGATTGAATGTTTGTCCCGAAACGCTATTGATg TATCTTTGCGTGTGTTTTTGTCGCTGAATGCAGACAGTAATACTCGATTATGGAGTAGTCAATCTGGTCAATCAACAATCGATGATTTGGAGGAAGAAGAAGATATTGAAGACACAAAACCAATAGATGAGTTACGACATCCAAGAg TGTTTACTGCAGTTTTACAGAGCATGCCAACATCTGAAAGTTTACCAGCATTTAGCGAAGATTCAGAAGAACCACCAATGGAAGGTGATTGCTTGTATGAACGTAAATCGAATGAACAACAATCAGCGAATTTATTTGCACCGGAGTGTACACCAGACGGGCGATATAAGACTGTACAATGTTATAGTGATTATTGTTGGTGTGCAAATGCCGATAATGGTAAAGGTATTCCTGGTACAATTGTTAAAGGTTCGCCACCAAAATGTGACCATATTTCGGCGAGTTCAAGGACTATGAAAG GATGTCCTGataatcgaaaaattcaatttttgaaagaacTAATCGATTTCTTCATTcaaaaattaggacaaaataaaatggataatgg GCAAAAACGTGAAGAAAAAGCAGCCGTTTGgagttttaattatttcgatAAGAATGGCAGtcaatttttagagaaaaaagaaTGGAAAATATTCCGTTCAATGGttgaacaaaagaaaaatttacgtCATTGTGGTAAAAAATTACCAAGATATTGTGATATAAATGGGGATAAGAAAATTACATTAGAAGAATGGAATAATTGTCTTGGTGTGAATAATAACGCAACCAATTCAAAGCCAACGTTACCTAGAAAAAAAGAGAATCCGTTAGAATCAATTCTAAAAAGTGATTAG
- the LOC123295033 gene encoding SPARC-related modular calcium-binding protein 1 isoform X4 — protein MTHFATMNISYIIVLFFGIVFHWYSVYCTELNSTNDCMTRADECLRDPANNARGPICGTDNHTYRSICSLLLAQCQNPDISKQYDGQCNDPQPCLQSLRYAQSRRNAGITGLYIPRCRPDGMYAAVQCRDSGGTDLAGVSGANRYCWCVTPEGKAVPNTTARTGRPHCGHHKRNNNNNNNNKNTGKAKTTRRYSRGGRKQRQGCKLLDKRAFNSNLIKIFKSEWQRELTSKPEQRSELELDRIVLDWKFTVLDRNSNDNLEISEYVDFKRIVKKNVKPKRCARQFTRTCDTNKDHNITRQEWIECLSRNAIDDSNTRLWSSQSGQSTIDDLEEEEDIEDTKPIDELRHPRVLQSMPTSESLPAFSEDSEEPPMEGDCLYERKSNEQQSANLFAPECTPDGRYKTVQCYSDYCWCANADNGKGIPGTIVKGSPPKCDHISASSRTMKGCPDNRKIQFLKELIDFFIQKLGQNKMDNGQKREEKAAVWSFNYFDKNGSQFLEKKEWKIFRSMVEQKKNLRHCGKKLPRYCDINGDKKITLEEWNNCLGVNNNATNSKPTLPRKKENPLESILKSD, from the exons aaTGATTGTATGACACGTGCTGATGAATGTTTACGGGACCCAGCAAACAACGCAAGGGGGCCAATATGTGGCACAGATAATCACACTTATCGAAGTATATGTTCCTTACTATTAGCACAATGTCAAAATCCTGATATTAGTAAACAATATGACGGACAATGTAACGACCCACAACCATGTTTACAAAGTTTACGTTATGCACAATCACGACGAAATGCTGGCATCACAGGATTGTACATACCAAGATGTCGTCCTGATGGAATGTATGCGGCTGTACAGTGTCGTGATTCCGGTGGAACAGATTTAGCTGGTGTGTCTGGTGCAAATCGATATTGTTGGTGTGTAACACCCGAAGGAAAAGCTGTACCAAATACAACAGCCCGTACAGGACGGCCTCATTGTGGACATCACAAgcgaaataacaataataataataataataaaaatactg gtaaagCAAAAACAACGAGGCGATATTCTAGAGGTGGAAGAAAACAACGACAAG gttGTAAACTACTCGACAAACGTGCATTCAAttcaaacttaataaaaattttcaaatcagaaTGGCAACGTGAATTGACATCAAAACCAGAACAACGTTCTGAATTAGAATTAGATAGAATTGTATTAGATTGGAAATTTACCGTACTGGATCGTAATTCAAACGATAATTTAGAAATATCAGAATATGttgattttaaaagaattgtTAAGAAAAATGTGAAACCGAAACGATGTGCTAGACAATTTACACGAACATGTGATACCAACAAAGATCATAATATTACACGGCAAGAATGGATTGAATGTTTGTCCCGAAACGCTATTGATg ACAGTAATACTCGATTATGGAGTAGTCAATCTGGTCAATCAACAATCGATGATTTGGAGGAAGAAGAAGATATTGAAGACACAAAACCAATAGATGAGTTACGACATCCAAGAg TTTTACAGAGCATGCCAACATCTGAAAGTTTACCAGCATTTAGCGAAGATTCAGAAGAACCACCAATGGAAGGTGATTGCTTGTATGAACGTAAATCGAATGAACAACAATCAGCGAATTTATTTGCACCGGAGTGTACACCAGACGGGCGATATAAGACTGTACAATGTTATAGTGATTATTGTTGGTGTGCAAATGCCGATAATGGTAAAGGTATTCCTGGTACAATTGTTAAAGGTTCGCCACCAAAATGTGACCATATTTCGGCGAGTTCAAGGACTATGAAAG GATGTCCTGataatcgaaaaattcaatttttgaaagaacTAATCGATTTCTTCATTcaaaaattaggacaaaataaaatggataatgg GCAAAAACGTGAAGAAAAAGCAGCCGTTTGgagttttaattatttcgatAAGAATGGCAGtcaatttttagagaaaaaagaaTGGAAAATATTCCGTTCAATGGttgaacaaaagaaaaatttacgtCATTGTGGTAAAAAATTACCAAGATATTGTGATATAAATGGGGATAAGAAAATTACATTAGAAGAATGGAATAATTGTCTTGGTGTGAATAATAACGCAACCAATTCAAAGCCAACGTTACCTAGAAAAAAAGAGAATCCGTTAGAATCAATTCTAAAAAGTGATTAG
- the LOC123295033 gene encoding SPARC-related modular calcium-binding protein 2 isoform X3 codes for MTHFATMNISYIIVLFFGIVFHWYSVYCTELNSTNDCMTRADECLRDPANNARGPICGTDNHTYRSICSLLLAQCQNPDISKQYDGQCNDPQPCLQSLRYAQSRRNAGITGLYIPRCRPDGMYAAVQCRDSGGTDLAGVSGANRYCWCVTPEGKAVPNTTARTGRPHCGHHKRNNNNNNNNKNTGKAKTTRRYSRGGRKQRQGCKLLDKRAFNSNLIKIFKSEWQRELTSKPEQRSELELDRIVLDWKFTVLDRNSNDNLEISEYVDFKRIVKKNVKPKRCARQFTRTCDTNKDHNITRQEWIECLSRNAIDDSNTRLWSSQSGQSTIDDLEEEEDIEDTKPIDELRHPRVFTAVLQSMPTSESLPAFSEDSEEPPMEGDCLYERKSNEQQSANLFAPECTPDGRYKTVQCYSDYCWCANADNGKGIPGTIVKGSPPKCDHISASSRTMKGCPDNRKIQFLKELIDFFIQKLGQNKMDNGQKREEKAAVWSFNYFDKNGSQFLEKKEWKIFRSMVEQKKNLRHCGKKLPRYCDINGDKKITLEEWNNCLGVNNNATNSKPTLPRKKENPLESILKSD; via the exons aaTGATTGTATGACACGTGCTGATGAATGTTTACGGGACCCAGCAAACAACGCAAGGGGGCCAATATGTGGCACAGATAATCACACTTATCGAAGTATATGTTCCTTACTATTAGCACAATGTCAAAATCCTGATATTAGTAAACAATATGACGGACAATGTAACGACCCACAACCATGTTTACAAAGTTTACGTTATGCACAATCACGACGAAATGCTGGCATCACAGGATTGTACATACCAAGATGTCGTCCTGATGGAATGTATGCGGCTGTACAGTGTCGTGATTCCGGTGGAACAGATTTAGCTGGTGTGTCTGGTGCAAATCGATATTGTTGGTGTGTAACACCCGAAGGAAAAGCTGTACCAAATACAACAGCCCGTACAGGACGGCCTCATTGTGGACATCACAAgcgaaataacaataataataataataataaaaatactg gtaaagCAAAAACAACGAGGCGATATTCTAGAGGTGGAAGAAAACAACGACAAG gttGTAAACTACTCGACAAACGTGCATTCAAttcaaacttaataaaaattttcaaatcagaaTGGCAACGTGAATTGACATCAAAACCAGAACAACGTTCTGAATTAGAATTAGATAGAATTGTATTAGATTGGAAATTTACCGTACTGGATCGTAATTCAAACGATAATTTAGAAATATCAGAATATGttgattttaaaagaattgtTAAGAAAAATGTGAAACCGAAACGATGTGCTAGACAATTTACACGAACATGTGATACCAACAAAGATCATAATATTACACGGCAAGAATGGATTGAATGTTTGTCCCGAAACGCTATTGATg ACAGTAATACTCGATTATGGAGTAGTCAATCTGGTCAATCAACAATCGATGATTTGGAGGAAGAAGAAGATATTGAAGACACAAAACCAATAGATGAGTTACGACATCCAAGAg TGTTTACTGCAGTTTTACAGAGCATGCCAACATCTGAAAGTTTACCAGCATTTAGCGAAGATTCAGAAGAACCACCAATGGAAGGTGATTGCTTGTATGAACGTAAATCGAATGAACAACAATCAGCGAATTTATTTGCACCGGAGTGTACACCAGACGGGCGATATAAGACTGTACAATGTTATAGTGATTATTGTTGGTGTGCAAATGCCGATAATGGTAAAGGTATTCCTGGTACAATTGTTAAAGGTTCGCCACCAAAATGTGACCATATTTCGGCGAGTTCAAGGACTATGAAAG GATGTCCTGataatcgaaaaattcaatttttgaaagaacTAATCGATTTCTTCATTcaaaaattaggacaaaataaaatggataatgg GCAAAAACGTGAAGAAAAAGCAGCCGTTTGgagttttaattatttcgatAAGAATGGCAGtcaatttttagagaaaaaagaaTGGAAAATATTCCGTTCAATGGttgaacaaaagaaaaatttacgtCATTGTGGTAAAAAATTACCAAGATATTGTGATATAAATGGGGATAAGAAAATTACATTAGAAGAATGGAATAATTGTCTTGGTGTGAATAATAACGCAACCAATTCAAAGCCAACGTTACCTAGAAAAAAAGAGAATCCGTTAGAATCAATTCTAAAAAGTGATTAG